In Nocardioides sp. JQ2195, a genomic segment contains:
- a CDS encoding YbaB/EbfC family nucleoid-associated protein: protein MTENPFGAEQFGQGGFDMNALLQQAQQMQEQLVSAQAKLAEAEVEGSAGSGVVTVRLSGAGDLQGVDIKAGSFAGDDADDLADLGDLVVAAWRDAKAKVDALAAETLGPLAGGGGLGGAGGGGDSLPGLGF from the coding sequence ATGACTGAGAACCCGTTCGGAGCGGAGCAGTTCGGCCAGGGCGGCTTCGACATGAACGCCCTCCTGCAACAGGCCCAGCAGATGCAGGAGCAGCTGGTCAGCGCCCAGGCCAAGCTCGCCGAGGCCGAGGTCGAGGGGAGCGCGGGCAGTGGTGTGGTGACCGTGAGGCTGAGCGGTGCCGGCGACCTCCAGGGCGTTGACATCAAGGCGGGCAGCTTCGCCGGTGACGACGCCGATGACCTGGCCGATCTCGGCGACCTCGTCGTCGCGGCGTGGCGTGACGCCAAGGCCAAGGTCGACGCCCTGGCTGCCGAGACCCTCGGTCCGCTGGCCGGTGGCGGCGGCCTGGGTGGTGCCGGTGGCGGCGGGGACTCCCTGCCCGGCCTGGGGTTCTGA
- a CDS encoding DNA polymerase III subunit gamma and tau has translation MEAPLALYRRYRPETFAEVIGQDHVTEPLRAALANNRVNHAYLFSGPRGCGKTTSARILARALNCEKAPIADPCGECESCRDLARGGPGSIDVIEIDAASHGGVDDARDLREKAFFAPVRSRYKVYIIDEAHMVSPQGFNALLKLVEEPPPHLRFIFATTEPEKVIPTIRSRTHHYPFRLIPPRLLSTYLGELCELEGVTIEPAALPLVVRAGGGSARDTMSVLDQLLGGAGPEGVTHALATGLLGYTPDTLLDEVVDAFSAGDGASVFGVVDKVIETGQDPRRFAEDLLRRLRDLVIIAAVPDASATGLIDVAEDAAERLTAQATRYGVAGLSRAADLFATGLTEMRGATAPRLLLELICARVLLPGADDSTDGLSARLDRIERRVAITGGVPEPAAARGAQQPAPAAPQAARTAAQSVSAPAAPRPASAAAPVAQQPSPAAQQAAPSGGQPSISAPPPQAASPQTSTPDAPAPGAPGAFGSEPGQSAPGQPGSAEPGRSATSGTGAGSAPQQAPGAQSAPQDAPQAAPAATPQESPAPDTGAPKTGLSLSDVRQLWPDIVEATKLKRRVTWIHLTQNAQVVAVDDKSLTLGFANAGARESFVNGGSPEIVRQAAIDVVGSDWKIEAIVDPGAQGPGAAPAAARPQQQTPQQDVPQVAQQPSAAAPTQVEAPAAPDSPPPWADPSTPVPEAAAQPTPSDEPAPTATETTPNHALNAAREAIQPTRTGAVERPAGADPAAADADVSPDDPELDSSGLSAAELLKRELGAQVIQEIKHD, from the coding sequence GTGGAAGCACCCCTCGCCCTCTACCGCCGCTACCGGCCCGAGACCTTCGCCGAGGTCATCGGTCAGGATCACGTCACCGAGCCGTTGCGTGCTGCGCTGGCGAACAACCGGGTCAACCACGCCTATCTCTTCTCCGGTCCGCGCGGTTGTGGCAAGACCACCTCGGCGCGCATCCTCGCTCGTGCGCTCAACTGCGAGAAGGCGCCGATCGCCGATCCCTGTGGCGAGTGCGAGTCGTGCCGCGACCTGGCCCGGGGGGGCCCGGGATCCATCGACGTGATCGAGATCGACGCGGCGTCCCACGGTGGCGTCGACGACGCCCGCGACCTGCGCGAGAAGGCGTTCTTCGCCCCGGTCAGGAGCCGCTACAAGGTCTACATCATCGACGAGGCCCACATGGTCTCGCCGCAGGGCTTCAACGCCCTGCTCAAGCTGGTCGAGGAGCCGCCGCCCCACCTGCGGTTCATCTTCGCCACCACCGAGCCCGAGAAGGTCATCCCGACCATCCGCTCACGCACCCACCACTACCCGTTCCGGCTGATCCCGCCGCGGTTGTTGTCGACCTACCTCGGTGAGCTGTGCGAGCTGGAGGGCGTCACCATCGAGCCGGCCGCGCTGCCCCTCGTCGTGCGCGCCGGCGGCGGCTCCGCTCGCGACACCATGTCCGTGCTCGACCAGCTGCTCGGGGGTGCCGGGCCCGAGGGCGTCACCCATGCGTTGGCCACCGGCCTGCTCGGCTACACGCCCGACACCCTGCTCGACGAGGTCGTCGACGCCTTCTCGGCCGGTGACGGAGCCTCGGTGTTCGGGGTGGTCGACAAGGTCATCGAGACCGGTCAGGACCCTCGCCGCTTCGCGGAGGACCTGCTGCGCCGGCTCCGTGACCTGGTGATCATCGCCGCCGTGCCCGACGCGTCCGCGACCGGACTGATCGACGTCGCCGAGGATGCCGCCGAGCGGCTCACCGCACAGGCCACCCGCTACGGCGTCGCGGGGCTGAGCCGGGCTGCTGACCTCTTCGCCACCGGATTGACCGAGATGCGGGGCGCGACGGCGCCCCGGCTGCTGCTCGAGCTGATCTGTGCCCGGGTGCTGCTGCCCGGAGCCGACGACTCCACCGACGGCCTCAGCGCCCGCCTCGACCGGATCGAGCGCCGCGTCGCGATCACCGGGGGAGTGCCGGAGCCGGCTGCCGCCCGGGGAGCGCAGCAGCCAGCGCCAGCCGCGCCCCAGGCCGCCAGGACGGCGGCCCAGTCCGTCTCCGCCCCGGCCGCGCCGCGGCCTGCGTCCGCGGCTGCTCCCGTTGCGCAGCAGCCCTCCCCGGCGGCCCAGCAGGCTGCGCCCTCGGGCGGGCAGCCGTCGATCTCCGCGCCGCCTCCGCAGGCAGCGTCCCCGCAGACGTCGACACCGGACGCTCCCGCGCCAGGCGCTCCTGGCGCCTTCGGGTCCGAGCCAGGCCAGTCGGCCCCCGGGCAACCGGGGTCGGCCGAGCCGGGTCGCAGTGCCACCTCCGGCACCGGCGCAGGCAGTGCACCGCAGCAGGCACCCGGTGCCCAGTCAGCCCCGCAGGATGCACCGCAGGCGGCCCCAGCGGCCACCCCGCAGGAGTCACCGGCTCCCGACACCGGCGCGCCGAAGACCGGGCTCAGCCTGAGCGACGTCCGCCAGCTCTGGCCCGACATCGTCGAGGCCACGAAGCTGAAGCGACGGGTGACCTGGATCCACCTCACCCAGAACGCCCAGGTCGTCGCGGTCGACGACAAGTCGCTCACGCTCGGGTTCGCCAATGCCGGTGCGCGGGAGTCCTTCGTCAACGGCGGCAGCCCCGAGATCGTCCGGCAGGCCGCGATCGACGTGGTCGGCTCCGACTGGAAGATCGAGGCGATCGTCGACCCCGGTGCGCAGGGTCCCGGCGCGGCTCCGGCCGCGGCGCGACCACAGCAGCAGACGCCCCAGCAGGACGTCCCGCAGGTCGCCCAGCAACCGAGCGCGGCCGCGCCGACACAGGTCGAGGCGCCGGCTGCTCCCGACTCCCCACCGCCGTGGGCCGACCCGTCGACACCGGTTCCCGAGGCGGCGGCCCAGCCCACGCCGAGCGACGAACCGGCCCCCACGGCGACCGAGACGACGCCCAACCATGCGCTCAACGCGGCGCGCGAGGCCATCCAGCCGACCCGCACCGGTGCGGTCGAGCGACCCGCCGGGGCCGATCCTGCGGCCGCCGACGCAGATGTGAGTCCCGACGACCCCGAGCTCGACAGCTCTGGGCTGTCGGCAGCCGAGCTGCTCAAGCGTGAGCTCGGTGCGCAGGTCATCCAAGAGATCAAGCACGACTGA